Proteins encoded within one genomic window of Desulfonatronospira thiodismutans ASO3-1:
- a CDS encoding M48 family metalloprotease: MYHPQNRISTRSMKRRDFLWLASVSTLGLVSGCAVNPVTGERQFMLMSESGEISLDQKHSPHQFSADYGEVQDSNLNSYLDRKGKDLAAITHRPDMPYSFRCVNATNVNAYAFPGGSIATTRGILLEMENEAELDALLGHEIAHVNARHTAARMSRAIMAQALLAGASLYLESQQEDYAAVAAGLGAVATGALLASYSRANEREADELGMQYMTDAGMNPQGMVGLMDVLQGVNSRKPSAIERMFSTHPMSQERYDTARYRAENEYAHARDFPVHRERYMDNTADLRRMRGAIEDMQEGEEHMGRQRFHEAEDSFSRALSQAPEDYAALVLMSKCQLALNRPQRARNFSDRAVRVYPQEAQAHHISGVAAMDLGRYDAALEGFRRYEDMLPGNPNTIFLKAVCLEGMGRKSDSAGEYERFLHSSGAGEKADYARKRLQEWGYMDSSDE, from the coding sequence TTGTACCATCCACAAAACCGGATATCCACCCGGAGCATGAAACGCCGGGACTTTCTGTGGCTGGCCTCGGTATCCACCCTGGGCCTGGTCTCCGGTTGCGCGGTCAACCCGGTCACTGGAGAGCGCCAGTTCATGCTTATGTCCGAATCAGGCGAAATAAGCCTGGATCAGAAGCACTCCCCGCATCAGTTTTCAGCCGATTACGGAGAGGTCCAGGACTCAAACCTGAACAGTTACCTGGACCGCAAGGGCAAAGATCTGGCCGCAATCACTCATCGCCCGGACATGCCTTACTCCTTCAGATGCGTCAATGCTACTAACGTCAATGCATACGCCTTTCCCGGCGGGAGCATCGCCACCACCCGGGGCATACTCCTGGAGATGGAAAATGAGGCCGAACTGGACGCCCTGCTGGGGCATGAAATAGCCCACGTCAACGCCAGGCACACCGCCGCACGCATGTCCCGGGCCATAATGGCTCAGGCTCTGCTGGCAGGTGCATCCCTGTATCTGGAAAGCCAGCAGGAGGATTATGCTGCTGTGGCAGCCGGACTGGGAGCAGTGGCCACTGGAGCGCTTCTGGCCAGCTACAGCCGGGCCAACGAACGGGAGGCCGATGAGCTGGGCATGCAGTATATGACCGATGCCGGCATGAATCCCCAGGGAATGGTCGGCCTTATGGATGTGCTGCAGGGGGTGAACAGCAGGAAACCTTCGGCCATCGAGCGCATGTTCTCAACCCATCCCATGAGCCAGGAGCGTTACGACACCGCCCGGTACAGGGCCGAGAATGAGTATGCCCATGCCCGCGATTTTCCGGTTCATAGAGAGCGCTACATGGACAATACCGCCGATCTTCGCCGCATGAGAGGGGCCATCGAAGATATGCAGGAAGGAGAAGAACATATGGGCCGGCAGCGCTTCCATGAGGCTGAAGACTCATTCAGCCGGGCCCTGAGCCAGGCACCTGAAGACTATGCTGCCCTGGTGCTCATGTCCAAATGCCAGCTGGCCCTGAACCGGCCCCAAAGAGCCAGGAACTTTTCCGACAGGGCCGTGAGGGTTTATCCGCAGGAGGCCCAGGCGCATCACATAAGCGGTGTGGCGGCAATGGATCTGGGGCGGTATGACGCTGCTCTGGAGGGGTTTAGACGCTATGAAGACATGTTGCCGGGCAACCCGAATACCATTTTCCTCAAGGCTGTCTGTCTGGAAGGCATGGGCCGCAAAAGTGATTCGGCCGGGGAGTACGAGAGGTTTCTGCACAGTTCCGGTGCCGGAGAAAAGGCCGACTATGCCCGCAAGAGGCTGCAGGAGTGGGGTTATATGGATTCGTCAGATGAATAG